One genomic segment of Panicum virgatum strain AP13 chromosome 2N, P.virgatum_v5, whole genome shotgun sequence includes these proteins:
- the LOC120658005 gene encoding uncharacterized protein LOC120658005 — translation MTELELLQIEYEEDWWKQPLPLPPITWQFELGKDLVAPEQIPKLPTRMRQLHSWYKMQKGKLFGASYLDEDLHKGEGRVWVDFEHLYHFYQQVALDVSIMTLWTVMESHKCRRCGINNIGFLDPSTVHENTVNLPSTVDYLYKAFLSMQDKRSILLSYNCFYHHVLLDISLSDSRIEVSDSRKRPLSLIQPVIDVLNKAFPKYRKKRKIHRPFWGDFTVEEAKYILKQPPGNDHCGFYVMHYMHCYTGDCRSAEMNTELDSGELLIGELVALQEELAGWLVDYVVKPGSEYSII, via the exons ATGACAGAGTTAGAACTTCTTCAAATTGAGTATGAAGAAGATTGGTGGAAACAACCATTGCCACTACCACCGATTACCTGGCAATTTGAATTGGGGAAAGATCTGGTGGCCCCAGAACAAATCCCGAAGCTACCCACAAGAATGCGACAGTTGCATTCTTGGTACAAGATGCAAAAAGGTAAGCTGTTTGGGGCAAgttatcttgatgaagatcttcaTAAGGGGGAAGGCAGAGTGTGGGTTGATTTCGAGCACTTGTATCATTTCTACCAACAGGTTGCTCTCGACGTCTCAATTATGACCTTGTGGACTGT aatGGAGTCACACAAATGTAGACGATGTGGGATTAACAATATAGGCTTCTTGGACCCTAGCACCGTACATGAGAACACAGTCAATTTACCAAGTACCGTTGACTACTTGTACAAAGCTTTCCTCTCCATGCAGGATAAAAGATCCATACTTCTTTCATACAATTGCTT TTATCATCATGTCCTACTCGATATCAGCCTTAGCGATAGTCGAATCGAGGTTTCTGACTCACGAAAGAGGCCATTATCACTAATCCAGCCCGTCATTGATGTCCTCAACAA GGCCTTCCCTAAGTACCgtaagaaaagaaaaatccaTAGACCTTTTTGGGGAGACTTCACTGTAGAAGAGGCTAAATACATCCTCAAGCAGCCTCCGGGCAACGATCACTGTGGGTTCTATGTTATGCATTACATGCACTGCTACACCGGCGATTGCAGAAGCGCCGAAATG AACACTGAGTTGGATTCAGGTGAATTGCTCATAGGCGAGCTAGTAGCACTTCAAGAAGAACTAGCCGGATGGCTTGTGGACTACGTGGTGAAGCCAGGATCTGAGTACAGCATAATCTAG